The following proteins come from a genomic window of Thermocrinis jamiesonii:
- a CDS encoding toprim domain-containing protein, with product MNLREVLDELRLASKNAVVVVEGKRDKEALKKLGIDNVITIAGKRLTDLADILEGETFVIPLFDLDTHGERIHQKVVAILSSQGYILKSEFREKLKQCGVIYMEDLYEKVRSLKKSADSG from the coding sequence ATGAATCTAAGGGAAGTTTTAGATGAACTAAGGTTAGCTTCAAAAAACGCAGTTGTTGTAGTGGAAGGCAAAAGAGATAAAGAAGCTCTAAAAAAATTGGGAATAGATAACGTTATAACAATTGCTGGGAAAAGACTGACAGACCTTGCGGACATTTTAGAGGGTGAAACTTTTGTCATACCTCTCTTTGACCTGGATACCCATGGAGAAAGGATACATCAAAAGGTGGTAGCCATTCTCTCTTCGCAGGGATATATTTTAAAAAGTGAGTTTAGAGAAAAGCTTAAACAATGTGGAGTGATATACATGGAGGACTTATATGAGAAAGTCAGAAGTCTTAAGAAATCTGCTGATTCAGGATAA